Proteins encoded within one genomic window of Candidatus Giovannonibacteria bacterium:
- a CDS encoding tyrosine-type recombinase/integrase — protein MENVAKLKKEFLEYLEIEKGRVVKTVENYDRYLKRFLDFAKISEPKNISEDLVRKYRLYLNRADLDKNTQNYYVIALRMFLKYLSKRNVDSLDAEKVELAKLPQRELDLLGSEDLERLLKAPDGNSAKSLRDKAVLEMFFSTGLRISELANLKVEEVYPHTKKFGVGEFSVRGKGGKIRVVFLSDRAKSAVLNYLEKRGGIDNDKLFPVTSRSIQRMIKKYAIKAGIVKKVTPHVLRHAFATDLLQNGADLRSVQAMLGHANISTTQIYTHFTDKQLKEVHRAFHGRRRK, from the coding sequence ATGGAAAACGTCGCAAAATTAAAGAAGGAGTTTCTTGAATATCTGGAGATAGAAAAAGGGCGGGTGGTGAAGACCGTGGAAAATTACGACAGGTACTTAAAGCGTTTTTTGGATTTTGCGAAAATCAGCGAGCCCAAAAACATAAGCGAGGATTTAGTGAGAAAATACCGGCTTTATCTCAACCGCGCGGACTTGGACAAAAATACGCAGAATTATTATGTTATCGCGCTTAGGATGTTTTTAAAATATTTGTCCAAAAGGAATGTTGATTCGCTGGATGCCGAGAAAGTTGAGCTAGCGAAACTGCCCCAGCGAGAATTGGATTTATTGGGTTCGGAGGATTTGGAAAGATTATTAAAAGCCCCAGATGGAAACTCCGCCAAATCCTTGAGAGATAAAGCTGTTTTAGAGATGTTTTTTTCTACGGGGCTTCGCATCTCTGAACTTGCCAATCTTAAAGTAGAGGAAGTTTACCCCCACACCAAAAAGTTTGGTGTGGGGGAATTCTCCGTCCGCGGAAAGGGAGGGAAAATCAGGGTGGTGTTTTTGTCGGATAGAGCCAAAAGCGCCGTCTTAAATTATTTGGAAAAAAGGGGCGGCATTGACAATGACAAATTATTTCCGGTGACCTCGCGCTCAATCCAAAGAATGATAAAAAAATACGCGATTAAAGCCGGAATAGTCAAAAAAGTCACTCCGCATGTTCTGCGCCACGCTTTCGCCACTGACCTTTTGCAAAACGGCGCCGATTTGCGCTCCGTGCAGGCGATGCTCGGCCACGCCAACATTTCAACCACGCAAATTTACACCCATTTTACGGATAAGCAATTAAAAGAGGTGCACAGGGCGTTTCATGGGAGGAGGAGAAAATGA
- a CDS encoding HD domain-containing protein: MAYNIPKEVRAALAILEGAGFEAYLVGGCVRDLLLERTPQDWDITTNAWPEKIQELFPKSFYENKFGTVSVVTGSEDPKLRTIEITPYRLEGKYSDKRHPDEVKFADKLEDDLARRDFTINAIALKLETPPLNPPLVKGGKRGGSPLPARPAGGLYKEGLGEVIIDPFSGQKDLEQKLIRAVGGPEERFSEDALRIMRAMRFSAELNFEIEPKTEKALKNKANLLKMIAKERIRDEFSKIIMSEKPSDGLEALREAGILRTFLPEIEEGWGVGQNKHHIYTVWEHNLRSLDHAAKEKWPLVVRISALFHDIGKPRAKEGDGPDSTFYNHEVIGAKMSFVALSRLKYGNDFVEKVAKLVRYHLFYYNVDEVSESSVRRLISRVGPDDMEDLIRVRICDRIGSGVPKAEPYKLRHFRFLVEKLQRDPITVKMLKINGDKIMEVAGITPGPKVGMILNALMDEVLDSPEKNTEEYLESRAKELAKLAFGKLRKLAEAGKTKRLGLEEEEVSKIKKKHYVK; this comes from the coding sequence ATGGCTTATAATATTCCCAAAGAAGTTCGCGCGGCGCTTGCTATTTTAGAAGGAGCGGGTTTTGAGGCGTATCTTGTTGGCGGATGCGTCAGAGATTTGTTATTGGAGAGAACTCCCCAGGACTGGGATATTACCACCAACGCCTGGCCGGAGAAAATACAGGAGCTTTTTCCGAAAAGTTTTTATGAGAATAAATTCGGGACAGTGAGCGTCGTCACCGGCTCGGAAGACCCAAAATTGCGCACGATAGAAATTACTCCCTACCGCCTGGAAGGAAAATATTCTGATAAGCGCCACCCGGACGAGGTAAAATTCGCGGATAAGCTGGAGGACGATTTGGCGCGGAGGGATTTTACAATCAACGCTATCGCGTTGAAATTGGAAACACCCCCCCTTAATCCCCCCCTTGTTAAGGGGGGGAAGAGGGGGGGTAGTCCCCTCCCTGCCCGTCCGGCAGGCGGGCTTTACAAGGAGGGGTTAGGGGAGGTAATCATTGACCCCTTTTCCGGCCAAAAAGATTTAGAGCAGAAACTCATCCGCGCCGTGGGCGGGCCGGAGGAGCGCTTTTCGGAAGATGCCCTCCGCATAATGCGGGCGATGCGCTTTTCCGCGGAGCTGAATTTTGAAATTGAACCAAAAACGGAAAAAGCGCTGAAAAACAAGGCGAATTTGCTCAAAATGATAGCAAAAGAGCGCATCCGCGATGAATTTTCCAAAATAATTATGTCCGAAAAACCTTCGGATGGTCTGGAAGCGCTCCGGGAGGCCGGTATTTTGAGGACTTTTTTGCCGGAGATAGAAGAGGGCTGGGGCGTTGGGCAAAACAAGCACCATATTTATACCGTCTGGGAGCATAATCTGCGCTCTTTGGACCATGCTGCCAAAGAAAAATGGCCGTTGGTTGTGCGGATATCCGCGCTTTTCCATGATATCGGCAAGCCGCGCGCCAAGGAGGGCGACGGGCCGGATTCCACTTTTTACAACCATGAAGTCATCGGCGCCAAAATGTCCTTTGTGGCTCTTTCGCGGCTTAAATATGGAAACGATTTCGTTGAAAAAGTCGCCAAGCTTGTCCGCTACCACCTTTTTTATTACAACGTTGACGAGGTTTCGGAGTCGTCCGTCAGGCGCCTGATTTCGCGCGTGGGACCGGATGATATGGAGGATTTAATTCGCGTCCGCATTTGCGACCGCATCGGCTCGGGCGTGCCCAAAGCCGAGCCCTACAAATTGCGCCATTTCAGATTTTTGGTGGAAAAATTGCAGAGGGACCCGATTACGGTAAAGATGCTCAAAATAAATGGGGACAAAATAATGGAGGTTGCCGGCATTACCCCGGGCCCTAAGGTCGGCATGATTTTAAACGCCTTGATGGATGAGGTTTTGGACTCGCCCGAGAAAAATACGGAGGAATATCTGGAAAGCCGCGCCAAGGAGCTGGCGAAGCTTGCCTTCGGCAAGCTCCGAAAGCTCGCCGAGGCAGGCAAAACTAAGCGCCTCGGCCTGGAGGAGGAAGAGGTTTCAAAAATCAAAAAAAAGCACTACGTCAAATAA
- a CDS encoding NYN domain-containing protein yields the protein MPDIKHKNQRVAVFIDAQNLYHSARSLFGGRVNFKNLLQTAIGGRQLIRAFGYVIRTKTGEEKPFFEALIKLGIETREKDLQEFFGGAKKADWDVGLAVDAIRTAEIVDTIIIACGDGDLIPLVEYLKNQGRRVEIIAFGRSTSGKLKEICDEFIDLGEEPGKYIIKK from the coding sequence ATGCCGGACATCAAACACAAAAATCAGCGCGTCGCGGTTTTCATTGACGCGCAGAACCTTTACCATTCCGCGCGGAGCTTATTCGGCGGGCGGGTGAATTTTAAAAACCTGCTACAGACGGCAATCGGCGGGCGGCAGCTCATCCGCGCCTTCGGATATGTCATCCGCACAAAAACGGGTGAGGAGAAGCCCTTTTTTGAGGCCCTTATCAAGTTGGGGATTGAAACGCGCGAAAAGGACTTGCAGGAATTTTTCGGCGGGGCTAAAAAGGCGGACTGGGACGTCGGGCTCGCGGTGGACGCCATTCGCACAGCGGAGATTGTGGATACCATTATTATTGCCTGCGGCGACGGCGACCTTATACCTTTGGTTGAATATTTGAAAAATCAGGGGAGACGCGTTGAAATCATCGCTTTCGGCCGCTCAACTTCAGGAAAGCTCAAAGAAATCTGCGACGAATTCATTGATTTGGGCGAAGAGCCGGGGAAGTACATAATAAAGAAGTAG
- the rpsO gene encoding 30S ribosomal protein S15 gives MVLKSKDKKKIVEAHRVHEKDTGSAEVQAALLTKRIDELTEHLKKHRKDNHSRRGLLKMVSKRKKFLEYLSKKDKASYEKLIKKLGLRK, from the coding sequence ATCGTGCTTAAATCCAAAGACAAAAAGAAAATAGTGGAAGCGCACCGCGTTCACGAAAAAGACACGGGCTCGGCCGAAGTGCAGGCGGCGCTGCTCACAAAAAGGATTGACGAACTCACCGAACACTTAAAAAAGCACCGCAAAGACAACCACTCTCGGAGAGGGCTTTTAAAGATGGTTTCCAAAAGGAAAAAATTTCTGGAGTATCTTTCCAAAAAAGATAAAGCGTCGTACGAAAAACTTATTAAAAAACTTGGGTTACGTAAATAA
- a CDS encoding HD domain-containing protein encodes MGILKHIEDRSLAHITRFSASPQHFEESVADHSFFVAYITSLICLLLREKNIAVDYEKAITMALIHDMEERFSGDILSPFKHHSKEVNEAIRKVNQGLIAEVFNGLPENIKNHYISLWNEEGEQKSIEAQVVKTADRMSLLAKCREEIAAGNEFFKAIYENEYKKLAENQADWWQKIQSNVI; translated from the coding sequence ATGGGCATTCTCAAGCATATTGAAGACCGCTCGCTCGCGCATATAACCCGTTTCAGCGCAAGTCCCCAGCATTTTGAGGAAAGCGTTGCCGACCATTCATTTTTTGTGGCTTATATTACATCGCTGATTTGCCTGCTGCTCCGCGAAAAAAATATTGCCGTTGATTATGAAAAAGCTATAACCATGGCGCTTATTCATGATATGGAAGAGCGCTTCTCCGGCGATATTTTAAGCCCGTTTAAGCATCATTCCAAAGAAGTGAATGAGGCCATCCGCAAGGTAAATCAGGGGCTGATAGCGGAGGTTTTCAACGGGCTCCCGGAAAACATCAAAAATCATTATATTTCCTTATGGAATGAAGAGGGCGAGCAAAAATCCATTGAAGCGCAAGTGGTGAAAACGGCTGACCGCATGTCGCTTTTAGCCAAATGCCGAGAGGAGATTGCGGCGGGAAACGAATTTTTTAAAGCCATTTACGAAAACGAATACAAAAAACTTGCGGAAAATCAGGCGGATTGGTGGCAAAAGATACAAAGCAACGTTATTTGA